A window of the Natronomonas salina genome harbors these coding sequences:
- a CDS encoding isoaspartyl peptidase/L-asparaginase yields MRIIVHGGAGSPPDEPDDRQAVLDEAAGAGSEADDPTEAVCAAVRHLESDPRFNAGVGGAVQSDGHVRTDAGLMTDDREVGAACGMPGVEHAVDVARVVKTETPHVLLAGVHAVDLAAAYGVETGVDLLSDRTREQWADVDDPPTGDARDHAEWVRDRFGGDPEGRDDAGRRDHDTVGAVATDGDRVAAATSTGGRWLALAGRVGDVPQVGSGFYCTPGGGASATGAGEDIARVTLSRRAVQFLESGRDASAAAEAAIEEFGDHVEGTAGVIVLTPDGDAGAAYDSEAMQTSVAGDR; encoded by the coding sequence ATGCGAATCATCGTCCACGGCGGCGCCGGGAGCCCGCCCGACGAGCCCGACGACCGCCAGGCCGTCCTCGACGAGGCCGCCGGCGCCGGCAGCGAGGCCGACGACCCGACCGAAGCCGTCTGCGCGGCCGTCAGGCACCTCGAGTCGGACCCGCGGTTCAACGCCGGGGTCGGCGGCGCGGTCCAGTCCGACGGGCACGTCCGCACCGACGCCGGCCTGATGACCGACGACCGCGAGGTCGGCGCCGCCTGCGGGATGCCGGGCGTCGAGCACGCCGTCGACGTCGCCCGGGTCGTCAAGACCGAGACGCCGCACGTCCTCCTCGCCGGCGTCCACGCCGTCGATCTCGCGGCGGCGTACGGCGTCGAGACCGGCGTCGACCTGCTGTCGGACCGCACACGCGAGCAGTGGGCCGACGTCGACGACCCGCCGACGGGCGACGCGCGCGACCACGCCGAGTGGGTCCGCGACCGGTTCGGCGGCGACCCCGAGGGTCGCGACGACGCCGGGCGGCGCGACCACGACACGGTCGGCGCCGTCGCGACGGACGGCGACCGCGTCGCCGCGGCGACCTCCACCGGCGGCCGCTGGCTCGCACTCGCCGGGCGCGTCGGCGACGTCCCGCAGGTCGGGTCGGGCTTCTACTGTACCCCCGGCGGCGGCGCGTCGGCGACCGGCGCCGGCGAGGACATCGCCCGGGTCACCCTCTCGCGGCGGGCCGTGCAGTTCCTGGAGTCGGGCCGCGACGCGAGCGCGGCCGCCGAGGCGGCCATCGAGGAGTTCGGCGACCACGTCGAGGGGACGGCCGGCGTGATCGTGCTGACGCCGGACGGCGACGCCGGAGCGGCCTACGACAGCGAGGCGATGCAGACGAGCGTCGCCGGTGACCGCTGA
- the icd gene encoding isocitrate dehydrogenase (NADP(+)), producing the protein MGYDQVEVPAEGSTVEVTEDDELVVPEDPIVPIIHGDGIGTDVGPAAQKVLQAAANATGREINWMRVYAGESARERYDENLPDDTIEALKEFKVSIKGPLTTPVGAGFRSLNVALRKRLDLYTNIRPTYHLDGVPSPVKRPEQMDMVSFRENTEDVYAGIEWEAGTDEVQEVREFVEEEMGFDETIHDGPVGIGVKPISEFGTKRLVRKAIDYALENDRDSVTLVHKGNIMKFTEGAFRDWGYEVAEEEYGEEVITEDTLWEERDGEPPEGAVVVNDRIADNMLQQVLTRTDQYDVLALPNLNGDYLSDACGAQIGGLGIAPGANVGDGRVLAEPVHGSAPKYAGQDKVNPTAMILSGRIMLEFMGWDDAATLVRDAVEKTISSKKVTYDIERQIEGGEKLATSEYADEVVANIEDLA; encoded by the coding sequence ATGGGATACGACCAAGTGGAGGTGCCCGCCGAGGGCTCGACGGTCGAGGTGACGGAGGACGACGAACTCGTCGTACCCGAGGACCCGATCGTACCCATCATCCACGGAGACGGCATCGGGACCGACGTCGGACCTGCCGCACAGAAGGTGCTGCAGGCCGCCGCCAACGCCACGGGACGCGAGATCAACTGGATGCGCGTCTACGCCGGCGAGTCGGCCCGCGAGCGGTACGACGAGAACCTCCCCGACGACACCATCGAGGCGCTCAAGGAGTTCAAGGTCTCCATCAAGGGCCCGCTGACCACGCCGGTCGGCGCCGGCTTCCGGAGCCTCAACGTCGCGCTCCGCAAGCGGCTCGACCTCTATACGAACATCCGCCCCACCTACCACCTCGACGGCGTCCCCTCCCCCGTCAAGCGCCCGGAGCAGATGGACATGGTCTCCTTCCGGGAGAACACCGAGGACGTCTACGCCGGCATCGAGTGGGAGGCCGGCACCGACGAGGTCCAGGAGGTCCGCGAGTTCGTCGAGGAGGAGATGGGCTTCGACGAGACCATCCACGACGGCCCCGTCGGCATCGGCGTCAAGCCGATCTCGGAGTTCGGCACCAAACGGCTCGTCCGGAAGGCCATCGACTACGCCCTCGAGAACGACCGCGACTCGGTCACGCTCGTCCACAAGGGCAACATCATGAAGTTCACCGAGGGGGCCTTCCGCGACTGGGGCTACGAGGTCGCCGAGGAGGAGTACGGCGAGGAGGTCATCACCGAGGACACCCTCTGGGAGGAGCGCGACGGCGAGCCGCCGGAGGGCGCCGTCGTCGTCAACGACCGCATCGCCGACAACATGCTCCAGCAGGTCCTCACCCGGACCGACCAGTACGACGTGCTGGCGCTGCCGAACCTCAACGGCGACTACCTCTCGGACGCCTGCGGGGCCCAGATCGGCGGCCTCGGCATCGCGCCCGGCGCCAACGTCGGCGACGGCCGCGTCCTCGCCGAGCCGGTCCACGGCTCCGCGCCGAAGTACGCCGGCCAGGACAAGGTCAACCCCACCGCCATGATCCTCTCGGGCCGCATCATGCTCGAGTTCATGGGCTGGGACGACGCCGCCACGCTCGTCCGCGACGCCGTCGAGAAGACCATCTCCTCGAAGAAGGTCACCTACGACATCGAGCGGCAGATCGAGGGCGGCGAGAAGCTCGCCACCAGCGAGTACGCCGACGAGGTCGTCGCGAACATCGAGGACCTCGCCTGA
- a CDS encoding cupin domain-containing protein, which translates to MERVGLSERDAVEAVEAVHLTQLATGDRTSIQAFEIKPGATVPEHSHHHEQTGFVYEGELTFVLEDGAELVVGPGDSFTIPGDEPHAAENRGDTAVRGVDIFAPPRPDPDWAE; encoded by the coding sequence ATGGAACGCGTCGGACTCTCCGAACGGGACGCCGTGGAGGCCGTCGAGGCCGTCCACCTCACGCAACTGGCGACGGGCGACCGGACGAGCATCCAGGCCTTCGAGATCAAACCCGGGGCGACGGTGCCGGAGCACAGCCACCACCACGAGCAGACGGGCTTCGTCTACGAGGGCGAACTGACGTTCGTGCTCGAAGATGGGGCGGAACTGGTGGTGGGACCGGGCGACTCGTTCACGATCCCGGGCGACGAGCCGCACGCGGCGGAGAACAGGGGCGACACCGCAGTTCGGGGCGTCGACATCTTCGCGCCGCCGCGGCCGGATCCGGACTGGGCCGAGTGA
- the mce gene encoding methylmalonyl-CoA epimerase, which yields MRFDHAGVATDDAESLAFRYEDLFGCQIAHEEWFDGMRVLFMELENGYFELLEPREEGTISRYLEDHGAGLHHLAVETDDIEAALERAESAGVDLIDEEPRRGAWEHQVAFLHPGSTGGVLFEFVEH from the coding sequence ATGCGCTTCGACCACGCCGGCGTCGCGACCGACGACGCCGAGAGTCTCGCCTTCCGCTACGAGGACCTCTTCGGGTGCCAGATCGCCCACGAGGAGTGGTTCGACGGGATGCGAGTGCTGTTCATGGAACTGGAGAACGGCTACTTCGAGCTGCTGGAACCCCGCGAGGAGGGGACGATATCGCGCTACCTGGAGGACCACGGCGCCGGACTCCACCACCTCGCCGTCGAGACCGACGACATCGAGGCGGCCCTCGAACGGGCCGAGTCGGCGGGCGTCGACCTCATCGACGAGGAACCGCGCCGCGGCGCCTGGGAGCACCAGGTCGCCTTCCTCCACCCTGGCTCCACCGGCGGCGTCCTCTTCGAGTTCGTCGAGCACTGA
- a CDS encoding NAD(P)H-dependent flavin oxidoreductase, translating to MTITTPLCEALGIDHPIVQAPIGSATRPELAAAVSNAGGLGTLAITWRPPEKAAEFVERTREATDAPFAVNVVLDPDAKEVATEDHLEAVLAAGVPIVSFSFGDAGEYVDRVHEADALAIVTVGSADEARDAAEAGADVVCAQGWEAGGHVQSDVATLPLVPRVADAVDVPVVAAGGIADGRGVAAVLAAGADGAWLGTRFVATEEAAVEGLYRDRVVDADETDTYRGELFDAGWKGMPHRTLRNSTVERWEDAGRPESGERPGEGETIAEYPGGYPIERYGDDLPMAGVEGDLEALALYAGQSAGLTDEVHPAGEVVGELVGEAEERIGHLSGLVE from the coding sequence GTGACCATCACGACGCCGCTCTGCGAGGCCCTGGGCATCGACCACCCGATAGTGCAGGCGCCGATCGGCAGCGCGACCCGCCCCGAACTGGCGGCCGCGGTCTCGAACGCGGGCGGCCTCGGCACGCTGGCGATCACCTGGCGCCCCCCGGAGAAGGCCGCCGAGTTCGTCGAGCGCACCCGCGAGGCGACCGACGCGCCCTTCGCCGTCAACGTCGTCCTCGACCCCGACGCGAAGGAGGTCGCCACCGAGGACCACCTCGAGGCGGTCCTCGCGGCCGGCGTGCCGATCGTCTCCTTCTCCTTCGGCGACGCCGGCGAGTACGTCGACCGCGTGCACGAGGCGGACGCCCTGGCCATCGTCACCGTCGGCAGCGCCGACGAGGCCCGCGACGCGGCCGAGGCCGGCGCGGACGTCGTCTGCGCGCAGGGCTGGGAGGCCGGCGGCCACGTCCAGAGCGACGTGGCGACGCTGCCGCTGGTCCCCCGGGTCGCGGACGCGGTGGACGTCCCGGTCGTCGCCGCCGGGGGCATCGCCGACGGCCGCGGCGTGGCGGCGGTCCTCGCGGCCGGTGCCGACGGCGCGTGGCTCGGCACCAGGTTCGTCGCGACCGAGGAGGCCGCCGTCGAGGGTCTCTACCGCGACCGCGTCGTCGACGCCGACGAGACGGACACCTACCGCGGCGAGCTCTTCGACGCCGGCTGGAAGGGGATGCCCCACCGGACGCTCCGGAACAGCACCGTCGAGCGGTGGGAGGACGCCGGGCGACCAGAGTCGGGGGAGCGCCCCGGCGAGGGCGAGACGATCGCGGAGTACCCCGGCGGCTACCCGATCGAGCGCTACGGCGACGACCTGCCGATGGCGGGCGTCGAGGGCGACCTCGAGGCCCTCGCGCTCTACGCGGGCCAGAGCGCGGGACTGACCGACGAGGTCCATCCAGCAGGGGAGGTAGTCGGGGAACTAGTCGGGGAGGCAGAGGAACGGATCGGGCACCTGTCGGGGCTGGTCGAGTAG
- a CDS encoding FAD-dependent oxidoreductase translates to MEPIETTVAAVRDVGPDAVAIDIETPDDFAAEPGQFVKLSTTIDGETEGRFYTVSSPRVEETFEFTVSYDPEEGGAFSEYLVNIEAGDTVEITGPFGDDYYQGEERVVVLAGGPGIGPAVAIAERALADGHEAAVVYRDDDPIHETRLATLAGTTADVFVLSEDDSLPDAVADVLTGERGEQVFVYGFADFLDDAAAAVEAAGGDPDASKAENFG, encoded by the coding sequence ATGGAACCCATCGAGACGACCGTCGCCGCCGTCCGCGACGTCGGCCCCGACGCCGTCGCCATCGACATCGAGACGCCCGACGACTTCGCCGCCGAGCCCGGCCAGTTCGTCAAGCTCTCGACGACCATCGACGGCGAGACGGAGGGCCGCTTCTACACCGTCTCCTCGCCGCGCGTCGAGGAGACCTTCGAGTTCACCGTCAGCTACGACCCCGAGGAGGGCGGCGCCTTCAGCGAGTACCTCGTGAACATCGAGGCCGGCGACACCGTCGAGATCACCGGCCCCTTCGGCGACGACTACTACCAGGGCGAGGAGCGCGTCGTCGTCCTCGCCGGCGGCCCCGGCATCGGCCCCGCCGTCGCCATCGCCGAGCGCGCCCTCGCCGACGGCCACGAGGCGGCCGTCGTCTACCGCGACGACGACCCCATCCACGAGACCCGCCTGGCGACCCTCGCCGGCACCACCGCGGACGTCTTCGTCCTCTCCGAGGACGACTCGCTGCCCGACGCCGTCGCCGACGTCCTCACGGGCGAGCGCGGCGAGCAGGTGTTCGTCTACGGCTTCGCCGACTTCCTCGACGACGCCGCGGCCGCCGTCGAAGCGGCGGGCGGCGACCCCGACGCGTCGAAGGCCGAGAACTTCGGGTGA
- a CDS encoding 2-oxoacid:acceptor oxidoreductase subunit alpha, with protein MPEDLNWAVGGEAGDGIDSTGKIFAQALSRAGRHVFTSKDFASRIRGGYTAYKVRTSVESVESVVDRLDILIALTERTVDENLDELHEDSVIIYDGERSMMSDFEAPGEMTALNVPLKRLAEDAGGAIMRNIVALGAACEVTNFDIEFLDESLEKRFGGKGEAIVDNNKEAARLGAEYVREETDISTPYDLETTDSDYVLLNGDEAIGMGALVAGCRFYAGYPITPATDVMEYLKGRIEGYGGIVVQAEDELSAINMALGAARAGARSMTATSGPGIDLMTETFGLVATSETPLVICNVMRSGPSTGMPTKQEQGDLNQMVYGGHGEVPRFVLAPTTIAECFHKAIEAFNLAEKYQLPVYLTADLSLAVTEQTYEPEEFDMDAVEIDRGKVVDEDSIEEWTNDKGQFQPHAVTDDGVSPRAFPGTTEGAHMSTGLEHDELGRRTEDTDMRVQQVDKRDRKVDTAREQEDFDYREFGDPDADTLVVSWGSNEGPMLEALELLEDDGIDVRFLSVPYIFPRPDLSEEMQSAEDVIVVECNATGQFADVVEHDALTRVERINKYNGVRFKADELAEDIKRVLGETAEVEA; from the coding sequence ATGCCAGAGGACCTCAACTGGGCCGTCGGCGGGGAAGCCGGCGACGGGATCGACTCGACCGGGAAGATCTTCGCCCAGGCGCTCTCTCGTGCGGGGCGCCACGTCTTTACCTCGAAGGACTTCGCCTCCCGAATCCGGGGCGGGTACACCGCGTACAAGGTACGGACGTCGGTCGAATCCGTCGAGAGCGTCGTCGACAGACTCGATATCCTGATCGCACTCACCGAACGGACCGTCGACGAGAACCTCGACGAGCTCCACGAGGACTCGGTCATCATCTACGACGGGGAGCGGTCGATGATGAGCGACTTCGAGGCGCCGGGGGAGATGACGGCCCTGAACGTCCCGCTGAAGCGTCTCGCGGAGGACGCCGGCGGCGCGATCATGCGCAACATCGTCGCCCTGGGGGCGGCCTGCGAGGTCACCAACTTCGACATCGAGTTCCTCGACGAGTCCCTCGAGAAGCGGTTCGGCGGGAAGGGGGAGGCCATCGTCGACAACAACAAGGAGGCCGCCCGCCTCGGCGCCGAGTACGTCCGGGAGGAGACGGACATCTCGACGCCCTACGACCTCGAGACCACCGACAGCGACTACGTCCTCCTGAACGGGGACGAGGCCATCGGGATGGGCGCGCTCGTCGCCGGCTGCCGCTTCTACGCCGGCTACCCCATCACGCCCGCGACGGACGTGATGGAGTACCTGAAGGGCCGCATCGAGGGCTACGGCGGCATCGTCGTCCAGGCCGAGGACGAGCTGTCGGCCATCAACATGGCGCTCGGCGCCGCCCGCGCGGGCGCCCGCTCCATGACGGCGACCTCTGGGCCGGGCATCGACCTGATGACCGAGACGTTCGGGCTCGTCGCCACCTCGGAGACGCCGCTGGTCATCTGTAACGTGATGCGCTCCGGTCCGTCGACCGGGATGCCGACCAAGCAGGAGCAGGGCGACCTCAACCAGATGGTGTACGGCGGCCACGGCGAGGTCCCGCGGTTCGTCCTCGCGCCGACGACCATCGCGGAGTGCTTCCACAAGGCCATCGAGGCGTTCAACCTCGCCGAGAAGTACCAGCTCCCGGTCTACCTCACCGCCGACCTGTCGCTGGCGGTCACCGAGCAGACCTACGAGCCCGAGGAGTTCGACATGGACGCCGTCGAGATCGACCGCGGGAAGGTCGTCGACGAGGACTCCATCGAGGAGTGGACCAACGACAAGGGGCAGTTCCAGCCCCACGCCGTCACCGACGACGGCGTCTCCCCGCGGGCGTTCCCCGGCACCACCGAGGGCGCTCACATGTCCACCGGCCTCGAGCACGACGAACTCGGCCGCCGGACCGAGGACACGGACATGCGCGTCCAGCAGGTCGACAAGCGCGACCGGAAGGTCGACACCGCCCGGGAGCAGGAGGACTTCGACTACCGGGAGTTCGGCGACCCCGACGCGGACACGCTGGTCGTCTCCTGGGGCTCCAACGAGGGCCCGATGCTCGAGGCCCTGGAGCTCCTCGAGGACGACGGTATCGACGTCCGCTTCCTCTCGGTCCCGTACATCTTCCCGCGCCCCGACCTGAGCGAGGAGATGCAGTCGGCGGAGGACGTCATCGTCGTCGAGTGCAACGCCACCGGGCAGTTCGCCGACGTCGTCGAGCACGACGCACTTACCCGCGTCGAGCGCATCAACAAGTACAACGGCGTCCGCTTCAAGGCGGACGAACTCGCCGAGGACATCAAGCGGGTCCTCGGCGAGACCGCGGAGGTGGAAGCCTGA
- a CDS encoding 2-oxoacid:ferredoxin oxidoreductase subunit beta, which translates to MSSETRFTDFKSDKQPTWCPGCGDFGTMNGMMKALAETGNDPDNTFVVAGIGCSGKIGTYMHSYALHGVHGRALPLGSGVKMANPDLEVMVAGGDGDGYSIGAGHFVHAVRRNVDMTYVVMDNRIYGLTKGQFSPTSREDFETSTSPDGTNQQPVNPLALALAAGGTFIAQSFSSDSQRHQEIVQEAIEHDGFGFVNVYSPCVTFNDVDTYDYFRDAIVDVGDEEFDHDRTDYDDARDLIMDREKEYQGVLYQNEDSVGYEKREGIEEPMTDIPEGAPEGAMDLVREFY; encoded by the coding sequence ATGAGCTCAGAAACCCGATTCACCGACTTCAAGTCGGACAAGCAACCCACGTGGTGTCCCGGATGCGGCGACTTCGGGACGATGAACGGCATGATGAAGGCCCTGGCCGAGACCGGCAACGACCCGGACAACACGTTCGTCGTCGCCGGCATCGGCTGTTCCGGCAAGATCGGGACGTACATGCACAGCTACGCGCTGCACGGCGTCCACGGTCGCGCCCTCCCGCTCGGCAGCGGGGTGAAGATGGCCAATCCCGACCTCGAGGTCATGGTCGCCGGCGGCGACGGCGACGGCTACTCGATCGGCGCCGGCCACTTCGTCCACGCCGTCCGCCGGAACGTCGACATGACCTACGTGGTCATGGACAACCGCATCTACGGCCTGACGAAGGGACAGTTCTCGCCGACGTCCCGCGAGGACTTCGAGACCTCCACGTCGCCCGACGGGACCAACCAGCAGCCGGTCAACCCGCTGGCGCTCGCGCTGGCGGCCGGCGGCACCTTCATCGCCCAGTCGTTCTCCTCGGACAGCCAGCGCCACCAGGAGATCGTCCAGGAGGCCATCGAGCACGACGGCTTCGGCTTCGTCAACGTCTACTCGCCGTGCGTCACGTTCAACGACGTCGACACATACGACTACTTCCGCGACGCCATCGTCGACGTCGGCGACGAGGAGTTCGACCACGACCGCACGGACTACGACGACGCTCGCGACCTCATCATGGACCGCGAGAAGGAGTACCAGGGCGTCCTCTACCAGAACGAGGACTCCGTCGGCTACGAGAAGCGCGAGGGCATCGAGGAGCCCATGACCGACATCCCCGAGGGCGCCCCCGAGGGCGCGATGGACCTGGTCCGGGAGTTCTACTAG
- a CDS encoding pyridoxal phosphate-dependent aminotransferase — MTDFSSRVEQVSISGIREVFEAAGEDAINLGLGQPDFPTPENARRAAVEAIEAGKTDGYTSNKGTAELRAAIAAKHDRDNEFSVDPENVIATAGGSEALHIAIEAHVDQGQEVVYPDPGFVSYEALTHLAGGLPKPVALREDLTLDPAAVEDAITDDTAAFVVNSPANPTGAVQSEADMREFARIADEHDVLCISDEVYEPFVFDGEHHSPADFTDWDNVVVVNACSKAYSMTGWRLGWVAGSHERIERMLRVHQYVQACASAPAQYAAEEALSGPQDHVEEMREAFEERRDVLLDGLEDMGLEVPTPQGAFYAMPRVPDGWADEVIDRGVVVVPGEAFGEHGAGHARISYAVSVETLKEALEIMREATDAVR; from the coding sequence ATGACCGACTTCTCATCGCGCGTCGAGCAGGTCTCCATCAGCGGCATCCGCGAGGTGTTCGAGGCGGCCGGCGAGGACGCCATCAACCTCGGGCTCGGCCAGCCGGACTTCCCGACCCCCGAGAACGCCCGCCGGGCAGCCGTCGAGGCCATCGAGGCCGGGAAGACCGACGGTTACACCTCGAACAAGGGCACCGCGGAGCTCCGGGCGGCCATCGCCGCCAAGCACGACCGCGACAACGAGTTCTCGGTCGACCCGGAGAACGTCATCGCCACCGCGGGGGGCAGCGAGGCGCTTCACATCGCCATCGAGGCCCACGTCGACCAGGGCCAGGAGGTCGTCTACCCCGACCCCGGCTTCGTCTCCTACGAGGCGCTGACCCACCTCGCCGGCGGCCTGCCGAAGCCGGTCGCCCTCCGTGAGGACCTGACGCTGGACCCCGCGGCCGTCGAGGACGCCATCACCGACGACACCGCCGCCTTCGTCGTCAACAGCCCCGCCAACCCCACCGGCGCCGTCCAGAGCGAGGCCGACATGCGCGAGTTCGCCCGCATCGCCGACGAGCACGACGTCCTCTGCATCTCCGACGAGGTCTACGAGCCGTTCGTCTTCGACGGCGAGCACCACTCGCCCGCCGACTTCACCGACTGGGACAACGTCGTCGTCGTCAACGCCTGCTCGAAGGCCTACTCGATGACCGGCTGGCGGCTCGGCTGGGTCGCCGGCTCCCACGAGCGCATCGAGCGGATGCTCCGGGTCCACCAGTACGTCCAGGCCTGCGCCTCCGCCCCGGCCCAGTACGCCGCCGAGGAGGCGCTGTCGGGCCCGCAGGACCACGTCGAGGAGATGCGCGAGGCCTTCGAGGAGCGCCGCGACGTCCTGCTCGACGGCCTCGAGGACATGGGCCTGGAGGTGCCGACCCCGCAGGGCGCCTTCTACGCGATGCCGCGGGTCCCCGACGGCTGGGCCGACGAGGTCATCGACCGCGGCGTCGTCGTCGTGCCCGGCGAGGCCTTCGGCGAGCACGGCGCCGGCCACGCCCGCATCTCCTACGCCGTGAGCGTCGAGACGCTGAAGGAGGCCCTCGAGATCATGCGCGAGGCGACCGACGCCGTTCGGTGA
- a CDS encoding YkgJ family cysteine cluster protein: MESLEAELERARDLSVADLADAIESIGFECTRCGACCKANEPPEEGGESDPHTATLFPDEARELQDGAEDEFEAEYDWRDVARPMPYGVSEGADGPEGETFEWAIQTDACGDCTFYAEDEDGTGACTVHDSRPLVCRTYPFSVALGGTSQPMGEAVDEAGMVRAHECEGLGRDIDRESAEELAAALKERAVRELEEAIDLRDRYEPRPDADGVVVHDSEGAKRPDGRPLNGR; this comes from the coding sequence ATGGAGAGCCTCGAGGCCGAACTCGAACGCGCCCGCGACCTCTCGGTGGCCGACCTCGCCGACGCCATCGAGTCCATCGGCTTCGAGTGCACGCGCTGTGGCGCCTGCTGCAAGGCGAACGAACCCCCGGAGGAGGGTGGGGAGTCCGACCCCCACACCGCCACGCTATTCCCCGACGAGGCGCGAGAACTGCAGGACGGCGCCGAGGACGAGTTCGAGGCGGAGTACGACTGGCGCGACGTCGCCCGGCCGATGCCCTACGGCGTCAGCGAGGGCGCGGACGGCCCCGAGGGCGAGACCTTCGAGTGGGCCATCCAGACCGACGCCTGCGGCGACTGCACCTTCTACGCCGAGGACGAGGACGGCACCGGCGCCTGCACCGTCCACGACAGCCGGCCGCTGGTCTGCCGGACCTACCCCTTCAGCGTCGCGCTCGGCGGGACGAGCCAGCCGATGGGCGAGGCCGTGGACGAGGCTGGGATGGTCCGCGCCCACGAGTGCGAGGGACTGGGCCGCGACATCGACCGCGAGTCGGCCGAGGAGCTGGCGGCCGCGCTGAAGGAGCGCGCCGTCCGGGAACTCGAGGAGGCTATCGACCTCCGGGACCGCTACGAGCCGCGACCCGACGCCGACGGGGTGGTGGTCCACGATTCCGAGGGCGCCAAGCGGCCCGACGGCCGACCGCTGAACGGTCGGTAG
- a CDS encoding TRAM domain-containing protein, which produces MEISDKLLCLFSAEVEETEDRFVVEVPRREIDTGSIEAGDTYRVALISGGREDSTSSSAPETPSDEPQPPVEEGEIRYVEIEDLGKQGDGIARVERGYVIIVPGGEVGERVKVEISEVKSNFAVGEILE; this is translated from the coding sequence ATGGAAATCTCCGATAAGCTCCTGTGTCTGTTCAGCGCCGAGGTCGAGGAGACCGAGGATCGCTTCGTCGTCGAGGTCCCCCGCCGCGAGATCGACACCGGTTCGATCGAGGCCGGCGACACCTACCGCGTGGCGCTCATCTCCGGCGGCCGCGAGGACTCGACGTCGTCCTCCGCCCCGGAGACGCCGAGCGACGAACCGCAACCCCCCGTCGAGGAGGGCGAGATCCGCTACGTCGAGATCGAGGACCTCGGCAAGCAGGGCGACGGCATCGCCCGCGTCGAGCGCGGCTACGTCATCATCGTCCCCGGCGGCGAGGTCGGCGAGCGCGTCAAGGTCGAGATAAGCGAGGTCAAGTCGAACTTCGCGGTCGGCGAGATTCTGGAATAG
- a CDS encoding DUF7123 family protein — translation MSATAAAQVTDLTDKQQRILSYLREHGQMKTYFKSRLIGEELGMSAKEVGSNMTAICEGDFDVDVEKWGYSSGTTWKVTI, via the coding sequence ATGAGCGCGACCGCAGCGGCACAGGTGACCGACCTCACCGACAAGCAGCAGCGCATCCTCTCGTACCTCCGGGAGCACGGGCAGATGAAGACCTACTTCAAGTCCCGGCTCATCGGCGAGGAACTCGGGATGTCCGCCAAGGAGGTCGGCTCCAACATGACCGCCATCTGCGAGGGCGACTTCGACGTCGACGTCGAGAAGTGGGGCTACTCCTCCGGGACGACCTGGAAGGTCACGATCTGA
- a CDS encoding winged helix-turn-helix transcriptional regulator, which yields MTDGGIDEGKRSTLKRFAALGATTPLVRLSEDDDQSDVRDAIVGYLATTPGAHFSKLRDDLQLGTGETQHHLRRLERDGAVEHRKDGDYKRYFPAGRFSDFEQRALGYLRRETPRRMLIALLRDPDASGADIAEAAGVSRSTVSKYATELEAADLLSREDGYEVRRPETLLTLVVRYADSFGEDAVGFAGDADEFVTYSP from the coding sequence ATGACCGACGGCGGCATCGACGAGGGCAAGCGGTCCACGCTCAAGCGCTTCGCGGCGCTGGGTGCGACGACGCCGCTGGTCCGCCTCTCCGAGGACGACGACCAGAGCGACGTCCGCGACGCCATCGTCGGCTACCTCGCCACCACGCCGGGCGCCCACTTCTCGAAGCTCCGCGACGACCTCCAGCTCGGGACGGGCGAGACCCAGCACCACCTCCGCCGCCTCGAGCGCGACGGCGCGGTCGAACACCGGAAGGACGGCGACTACAAGCGCTACTTCCCGGCCGGCCGCTTCTCGGACTTCGAGCAGCGCGCGCTCGGCTACCTCCGGCGGGAGACGCCCCGACGGATGCTCATCGCGCTGCTCCGCGACCCCGACGCCTCCGGCGCCGACATCGCCGAGGCCGCCGGCGTCTCGCGGTCGACCGTCTCGAAGTACGCGACCGAACTCGAGGCCGCCGACCTGCTCTCCCGCGAGGACGGCTACGAGGTCCGGCGGCCCGAGACCCTCCTGACGCTCGTCGTCCGGTACGCCGACTCCTTCGGCGAGGACGCCGTCGGCTTCGCCGGCGACGCCGACGAGTTCGTCACCTACAGCCCCTAG